One genomic region from Pseudoduganella lutea encodes:
- a CDS encoding S1C family serine protease: MQRLWLLFAQAVTIVLALYFVYSAVQPDWPRARSGTVQQLGTPTQPASAIVAAPAPTPNSFRTAAGRAMPAVVNILTSKAMPDKHPLLRDPYFKRFFGDRDGEEEEDDSNSLGSGVIVSPDGYILTNYHVVEAADEIEAVLADGRKASAKLVGTDPETDLAVIKIELKQLPAIMLGNVDSAKVGDVVLAIGNPFGVGQTVTMGIISALGRNNLHINHFENFIQTDAAINFGNSGGALIDTNGNLLGINSAIYSQTGGSVGIGFAIPVSTAKTVMESIIKSGHVVRGWIGVESQEITPELAESFGLQRDTGAIIAGVVRNGPADKAGMKPGDILLSVDGKPVRDTNEMLNLIAQLEPGGKATMRVLRKNREAELAITVGKRPVPKK, encoded by the coding sequence ATGCAACGACTGTGGTTATTGTTTGCGCAAGCGGTGACCATCGTGCTGGCACTGTATTTCGTTTATTCCGCCGTGCAGCCAGACTGGCCGCGCGCGCGGTCCGGCACGGTGCAACAGCTCGGCACGCCAACGCAGCCGGCTTCGGCCATCGTGGCCGCGCCCGCGCCCACGCCGAATTCGTTCCGCACGGCCGCCGGCCGGGCCATGCCGGCCGTGGTCAACATCCTCACGTCGAAGGCGATGCCGGACAAGCACCCGTTGCTGCGCGATCCCTATTTCAAGCGCTTCTTCGGCGACCGCGACGGCGAAGAGGAAGAAGACGATTCAAACAGCCTGGGTTCCGGCGTGATCGTCAGCCCCGACGGCTACATCCTCACCAACTACCATGTGGTGGAAGCGGCGGACGAGATCGAGGCCGTGCTGGCCGATGGCCGCAAGGCTTCCGCCAAGCTCGTGGGAACGGACCCGGAAACCGACCTGGCCGTCATCAAGATCGAGCTGAAACAGCTGCCGGCGATCATGCTCGGCAATGTGGACAGCGCAAAGGTGGGCGACGTGGTGCTGGCGATCGGCAATCCGTTCGGCGTGGGCCAGACGGTCACGATGGGCATCATCTCCGCATTGGGCCGCAACAACCTGCACATCAACCATTTCGAGAACTTCATCCAGACGGATGCGGCGATCAACTTCGGCAACTCGGGCGGTGCGCTGATCGATACCAATGGCAACCTGCTCGGGATCAATTCGGCGATTTATTCGCAGACAGGCGGCTCGGTGGGCATCGGTTTCGCCATCCCCGTCAGCACCGCCAAGACGGTGATGGAGTCGATCATCAAGAGCGGCCATGTGGTGCGTGGCTGGATCGGCGTGGAATCGCAGGAGATCACGCCGGAGCTGGCGGAAAGCTTTGGCCTGCAGCGCGACACCGGCGCCATCATCGCCGGCGTGGTGCGCAACGGCCCTGCCGACAAGGCCGGCATGAAGCCGGGCGATATCCTGCTTTCCGTCGACGGCAAACCGGTGCGCGACACGAACGAGATGCTGAACCTGATCGCCCAGCTCGAGCCGGGCGGCAAAGCCACCATGCGCGTGCTGCGCAAGAACCGCGAAGCCGAACTGGCCATCACCGTGGGCAAGCGCCCAGTCCCTAAAAAGTAG
- a CDS encoding DUF2461 domain-containing protein yields MHLRDLNGYLQELAENNNRPWFVMNKPRYDILREEFTELVTQVIAATGKFDPEVKYCNPKKAIFRINRDVRFAHDKRPYKDNFSAALAPSDLRRPSQSGGPTYYFQLNGHGQVQFGAGEYMPPPHRLRALRRHMVEDPVGFRKALNSRGLKATYGTIQNEGKLQRPPKGFDPEHEHIEFIKLKSFFVWTDVDLDLNDPDALVPMIAGGFKDALPLVQWMRAARVDEQDEAA; encoded by the coding sequence ATGCATTTGCGTGACCTGAACGGCTACCTGCAAGAACTGGCCGAAAACAACAACCGCCCGTGGTTCGTGATGAACAAGCCGCGCTACGACATCCTGCGCGAGGAGTTTACGGAACTCGTGACGCAGGTGATCGCGGCAACGGGCAAGTTCGATCCCGAAGTGAAGTACTGCAATCCAAAGAAGGCGATCTTCCGCATCAACCGCGACGTGCGCTTCGCCCATGACAAGCGGCCGTACAAGGACAACTTCTCGGCCGCGCTCGCGCCCAGCGACCTGCGCCGGCCGAGCCAGTCCGGCGGCCCCACCTACTACTTCCAGCTGAACGGCCATGGCCAGGTGCAGTTTGGCGCCGGGGAATACATGCCGCCGCCGCACCGGCTGCGCGCGCTGCGCCGGCACATGGTGGAAGACCCGGTGGGCTTTCGCAAGGCGCTGAACAGCCGCGGCCTGAAGGCGACCTACGGCACCATCCAGAACGAAGGCAAGCTGCAGCGCCCGCCCAAGGGGTTCGACCCGGAGCACGAGCACATCGAATTCATCAAGCTGAAGAGCTTTTTCGTGTGGACCGACGTGGACCTGGACCTGAACGATCCGGATGCGCTGGTGCCGATGATTGCCGGCGGGTTCAAGGATGCGCTGCCGCTCGTGCAGTGGATGCGGGCGGCCAGGGTCGACGAGCAGGACGAAGCGGCCTGA
- a CDS encoding MFS transporter, producing the protein MRLSPAITRWTIKANATFARTSSLFDPATCHVLFHLQSCLKPRLEPDLPLHGLPAGRRRHGGLLYGIDVGIIAGALPYLEATASTQWHLNAQQLSFIVAAVLLGSVLSSLLAGAIADLWGRRAALLLAGALFCASIPVIAMASGYIPLLLGRLLQGISGGLIGVVAPLYLAECLSPQWRGRGTALFQLLLTLGLVAAALVGLFYAQQVEDAARHSGAAALLALKDDAWRSIFWCCLPPGLAFTFGVLKLGESPRWLARRGRRDEARTVLLRSRSPAQADSELADIDRAQAMAAAPSAPGARRQDSLLSRRYSYPFLLACLILACNQATGINSILAYAVTILNQAGLPGAMANLGDVAIKTLNAVMTVVALVLVDRKGRRFLLMLGSSGIAISLMLAGLLFQTAERGGSDVRAALQMRADHDGLTLALTPASLHALGAPALDDRAVTLNVAYSYGGFSNVQALRIERDGGIPVLRIMRTGTVAPDNVIGQLFRRLGMNPFPDPALAAGAPLRIDKATAAPVPAPAQGWLVAACIVGFIASFAVGPGVCVWLALAELMPTRIRSSGMSIALLVNQFVSTVIAGMFLPTVGQYGYASMFYFWAGCAVLYFMAAAFLLPETKGKTLEEIERHFAR; encoded by the coding sequence ATGCGCCTTTCCCCCGCGATTACGCGGTGGACTATTAAGGCCAACGCGACCTTCGCACGCACATCATCCCTCTTCGATCCGGCCACCTGCCATGTCCTCTTCCATCTCCAGTCCTGTCTCAAGCCCCGTCTCGAGCCCGATCTCCCGCTACACGGTCTACCAGCTGGCCGTCGCCGGCATGGGGGCCTCCTGTACGGCATCGATGTCGGCATCATCGCCGGCGCCCTTCCCTACCTCGAAGCGACCGCCTCCACCCAATGGCACCTGAATGCCCAGCAGCTTTCCTTCATCGTCGCCGCGGTCCTGCTGGGCAGCGTGCTGTCGTCGCTGCTGGCCGGAGCGATTGCCGATCTCTGGGGGCGCCGCGCCGCACTGCTGCTCGCTGGCGCACTGTTTTGCGCCAGCATTCCCGTCATTGCCATGGCCAGCGGCTACATTCCTCTGCTGTTGGGCCGCCTGCTGCAGGGCATCAGCGGCGGCTTGATCGGCGTGGTCGCGCCGCTGTACCTGGCCGAATGCCTGTCACCGCAATGGCGCGGGCGCGGCACGGCGCTGTTCCAGTTGCTGCTGACCCTCGGCCTGGTAGCGGCAGCGCTGGTCGGCCTGTTCTATGCCCAGCAAGTGGAGGATGCCGCGCGGCACAGTGGCGCGGCAGCCCTGCTGGCCCTCAAGGACGACGCCTGGCGCAGCATTTTCTGGTGTTGCCTGCCGCCCGGCCTCGCCTTCACGTTCGGTGTGCTGAAGCTGGGCGAATCGCCCCGCTGGCTGGCCAGGCGGGGCCGGCGCGACGAAGCCCGCACGGTGCTGCTGCGCAGCCGCTCGCCGGCCCAGGCCGACAGTGAGCTGGCCGACATCGACCGCGCACAGGCCATGGCGGCTGCACCCTCGGCGCCGGGTGCGCGCCGGCAGGACAGCCTGTTGAGCCGCCGTTACAGCTACCCCTTCCTGCTGGCCTGCCTGATCCTGGCCTGCAACCAGGCCACCGGCATCAACTCGATCCTGGCGTATGCCGTCACCATCCTGAACCAGGCGGGCCTGCCCGGCGCGATGGCCAATCTCGGCGACGTGGCCATCAAGACGCTGAATGCCGTGATGACCGTGGTGGCCCTGGTGCTGGTGGACCGGAAGGGCCGCCGATTCCTGCTGATGCTGGGCAGCAGCGGCATCGCCATCTCGCTGATGCTGGCAGGGCTGTTGTTCCAGACCGCCGAACGCGGCGGCAGCGACGTGCGCGCCGCCCTGCAAATGCGCGCGGACCATGACGGGCTGACGCTGGCCCTGACCCCGGCCAGCCTGCATGCGCTGGGAGCGCCCGCACTGGACGACCGTGCAGTCACCTTGAATGTGGCCTACTCCTACGGCGGCTTCAGCAATGTCCAGGCGCTGCGCATCGAGCGTGATGGCGGCATACCGGTATTGCGCATCATGAGGACCGGCACGGTCGCGCCCGATAATGTGATTGGCCAGCTGTTCCGCCGCCTGGGGATGAATCCGTTTCCAGACCCGGCGCTGGCAGCCGGCGCGCCCCTGCGCATCGACAAGGCCACGGCGGCGCCCGTTCCGGCCCCGGCGCAAGGCTGGCTGGTCGCTGCCTGCATCGTCGGCTTCATCGCCAGTTTCGCTGTCGGCCCAGGGGTCTGCGTATGGCTGGCGCTTGCCGAGCTGATGCCAACCCGCATCCGTTCCAGCGGCATGAGCATCGCCCTGCTGGTCAACCAGTTCGTGTCCACCGTGATTGCCGGCATGTTCCTGCCGACGGTGGGCCAGTACGGCTATGCGTCCATGTTTTACTTCTGGGCGGGATGCGCGGTGCTGTATTTCATGGCTGCCGCATTCCTGCTGCCTGAAACGAAAGGCAAGACGCTCGAAGAAATCGAAAGGCACTTCGCACGATGA
- a CDS encoding cytochrome b produces the protein MGGFKETKLPADAPVAQKALGWVDDRFPLSKLWNDQWGRYYAPKNFNFWYIFGSLAMFVLVLQIVTGIFLTMHYKPDANLAFNSVEYIMREVPWGWLVRYMHSTGASAFFIVIYLHMTRALLYGSYRKPRELIWLFGFAIFLCLMAEAFFGYLLPWGQMSYWGAQVIVNLFGAIPLIGPDLSLWIRGDYVVSDATLNRFFAFHVIAIPLVLLGLVAAHLIALHEVGSSNPDGIEVKDNLGPDGHPVDSIPSHPYYTVHDLFGVSVFLLIFSTVVFFAPEMGGYFLEYNNFLPGDPLKTPLHIAPTWYFTPFYSVLRAVTADFIWVLMVAVAAYVSFLWMKSRLAYLTKVIIAVIAIVLIIGMLPQVLDAKFWGVVFFGASVVILAFLPWLDHSPVKSIRYRPTWHKYLYALLAITFVTLGYLGTQPPSVAKTIVSQAGTLYYFAFFLLMPWWSTMGTFKKVPDRVVFHPH, from the coding sequence ATGGGCGGGTTCAAGGAGACGAAACTGCCGGCCGATGCGCCGGTGGCACAGAAGGCACTGGGCTGGGTCGACGACCGCTTCCCGCTGTCGAAATTGTGGAACGACCAGTGGGGCCGCTACTACGCCCCCAAGAACTTCAACTTCTGGTACATCTTCGGTTCGCTGGCCATGTTCGTGCTGGTGCTGCAGATCGTGACCGGCATCTTCCTGACGATGCACTACAAGCCGGATGCGAACCTGGCGTTCAACTCCGTCGAATACATCATGCGCGAAGTGCCTTGGGGCTGGCTGGTGCGCTACATGCACTCGACCGGCGCCTCGGCGTTCTTCATCGTCATCTACCTGCACATGACGCGGGCGCTGCTGTACGGTTCCTACCGCAAGCCGCGCGAGCTGATCTGGCTGTTCGGCTTTGCCATCTTCCTGTGCCTGATGGCCGAGGCGTTCTTCGGCTACCTGCTGCCATGGGGCCAGATGTCCTATTGGGGCGCGCAGGTGATCGTCAACCTGTTCGGCGCGATCCCGCTGATCGGGCCGGACCTGTCGCTGTGGATCCGTGGCGACTACGTGGTGTCCGATGCCACGCTGAACCGCTTCTTTGCATTCCACGTGATCGCGATTCCGCTGGTGCTGCTGGGCCTGGTGGCGGCCCACCTGATCGCGCTGCATGAAGTGGGCTCGTCCAACCCCGATGGCATCGAGGTCAAGGACAACCTGGGCCCGGACGGCCATCCGGTCGACTCGATCCCGTCGCACCCGTACTACACGGTGCACGACCTGTTCGGCGTGTCGGTATTCCTGCTGATCTTCTCAACCGTGGTGTTTTTTGCGCCGGAAATGGGGGGCTACTTCCTCGAGTACAACAACTTCCTGCCGGGCGACCCGCTGAAAACGCCGCTGCACATTGCGCCGACGTGGTATTTCACGCCGTTCTACTCGGTGCTGCGCGCCGTCACCGCCGACTTCATCTGGGTGCTGATGGTTGCCGTGGCAGCCTACGTGAGCTTCCTTTGGATGAAATCCCGGCTGGCGTACCTTACCAAGGTCATCATCGCCGTCATCGCTATCGTCCTCATCATCGGCATGCTGCCGCAGGTGCTCGATGCGAAATTCTGGGGTGTGGTGTTCTTTGGCGCCTCGGTGGTGATCCTGGCGTTCCTGCCATGGCTTGATCATTCGCCGGTGAAATCCATCCGTTATCGCCCGACCTGGCACAAGTACCTGTATGCGCTGCTGGCGATCACGTTCGTGACGCTCGGTTACCTGGGCACGCAACCGCCTTCGGTCGCCAAGACGATCGTGTCGCAGGCCGGTACGCTGTACTACTTCGCGTTCTTCCTGCTGATGCCGTGGTGGAGCACGATGGGTACCTTCAAGAAGGTGCCCGATCGCGTCGTCTTCCATCCACATTAA
- a CDS encoding ClpXP protease specificity-enhancing factor: MAEISTKPYMLRAIYEWCTDSGYTPYLAVKVDSATTVPMEYVKKGEIVLNISYGATSGLKMDNDSIRFHARFGGVSREIFIPVNNVMAIYANENGQGMAFEPVLGQASAPAPAPTAEPPAPALSSVPLSSAPAPAVSPVPAPTKSDDNGPDDGGDGPKKGGRPTLTRIK, encoded by the coding sequence ATGGCAGAAATTTCAACCAAGCCCTACATGCTGCGCGCCATCTACGAATGGTGCACGGACAGCGGCTATACGCCGTACCTGGCGGTCAAGGTGGATTCCGCGACCACGGTGCCGATGGAGTACGTGAAAAAGGGCGAGATCGTGCTCAACATCAGCTACGGCGCCACGTCCGGGCTGAAGATGGACAACGACAGCATCCGCTTCCATGCCCGCTTCGGCGGCGTGTCGCGCGAGATCTTCATCCCCGTCAACAACGTGATGGCGATCTACGCCAACGAGAATGGCCAGGGCATGGCATTCGAGCCGGTACTGGGGCAGGCTTCCGCCCCCGCGCCCGCGCCAACGGCGGAACCGCCCGCGCCGGCACTGTCGTCGGTGCCTTTGTCATCCGCGCCGGCGCCTGCCGTGTCGCCGGTCCCGGCGCCCACCAAGTCGGATGACAACGGTCCGGACGATGGCGGCGACGGTCCCAAGAAGGGCGGCCGGCCTACCCTCACCAGGATCAAATAG
- a CDS encoding LacI family DNA-binding transcriptional regulator → MKKSTGVTLIEVAKKAGVARMTASRALSGDGYITEETKAKVLAAAAELGYTPNALARAMKGGRTNVIGAVVNDLASTVINAYVTELSAEVRRHHMDLFIYNAVDDFSLANGQRLDQLLNGLWDGLIYVMPRMSDEYLAMLEQSSRPVVLINYCKQVTGLPVINGDNFNGARDATHHLIDLGHRRIAFIRGFGYTGQSEERERGYRAALDDAGIVFDPELVQQGDFSLLSGAEATERLLGMANRPTAIFAANDEMAAGSMQVLQAAGLTLPQQVSLIGFDDAPIASFVQPKITTLRHPIGAMAKAAVQELLLRINNEPGRRQRVEFPSEFLVRESTAAAPPHP, encoded by the coding sequence ATGAAGAAAAGTACGGGTGTAACGCTGATCGAAGTGGCAAAAAAGGCGGGCGTGGCGCGCATGACGGCCTCGCGCGCCCTCAGCGGCGATGGGTACATCACCGAGGAAACAAAGGCAAAGGTACTGGCTGCCGCCGCCGAACTGGGGTACACGCCGAACGCGCTGGCGCGCGCCATGAAAGGTGGCCGTACGAATGTCATCGGGGCAGTCGTCAACGACCTTGCTTCCACGGTCATCAACGCCTATGTCACCGAACTGAGCGCTGAAGTCCGGCGTCACCACATGGACCTGTTCATCTATAACGCCGTCGATGACTTCAGCCTGGCCAATGGCCAGCGGCTGGACCAATTGCTGAACGGGCTATGGGACGGACTGATCTACGTGATGCCACGGATGAGCGACGAATACCTGGCGATGCTGGAGCAAAGCAGCCGCCCGGTCGTGCTGATCAATTATTGCAAGCAGGTGACCGGGCTTCCCGTGATCAATGGCGATAATTTCAATGGCGCCCGCGATGCGACCCATCACCTGATCGATCTCGGCCACCGCCGCATCGCCTTCATCCGTGGTTTCGGCTATACGGGCCAGAGCGAGGAACGCGAGCGTGGTTATCGCGCCGCGCTGGACGATGCCGGCATCGTCTTCGATCCCGAACTCGTGCAACAGGGCGACTTTTCCCTGCTTTCCGGCGCCGAGGCGACCGAACGCCTCCTCGGCATGGCCAACCGCCCGACGGCGATCTTCGCCGCCAACGACGAGATGGCCGCGGGATCGATGCAGGTCCTCCAGGCCGCCGGCTTGACCCTGCCGCAACAGGTGTCGCTGATCGGTTTTGACGACGCACCGATTGCCAGCTTTGTGCAGCCGAAGATCACCACATTGCGCCATCCGATCGGTGCAATGGCCAAGGCCGCCGTCCAGGAACTGCTGCTCAGGATAAATAACGAGCCGGGCAGGCGACAACGCGTGGAATTCCCCAGCGAGTTCCTGGTAAGGGAATCGACGGCGGCCGCGCCGCCGCATCCGTAA
- the mscL gene encoding large conductance mechanosensitive channel protein MscL — translation MGIMQEFKQFAMRGNVIDLAVGVIIGAAFSKIVDSLVQDIIMPPIGKLLGGLDFANYYFPLNNQDPALPLLEAKKLGAVLAYGNFLTILLNFVILAFVIFQMVRLVHKARQRLEEPSKPTEPAPPAEDVLLLREIRDALKK, via the coding sequence ATGGGGATAATGCAGGAGTTCAAGCAGTTTGCGATGCGGGGTAACGTCATCGATCTGGCTGTGGGCGTGATCATCGGCGCCGCCTTCAGCAAGATCGTCGATTCGCTGGTGCAGGACATCATCATGCCGCCGATCGGCAAGCTGCTGGGCGGGCTCGATTTCGCCAACTATTATTTCCCGCTCAATAACCAGGACCCGGCCCTGCCCCTGCTCGAGGCCAAGAAGCTGGGCGCGGTGCTCGCCTACGGGAACTTCCTCACCATCCTGTTAAACTTCGTCATCCTGGCGTTCGTGATCTTCCAGATGGTGCGGCTGGTACACAAGGCCCGCCAGCGGCTCGAAGAACCCAGCAAGCCGACCGAGCCGGCGCCACCGGCGGAAGATGTCCTGCTGCTGCGCGAAATCCGCGACGCCCTGAAAAAATAA
- a CDS encoding cytochrome c1 produces MNFTQKFFALVALLPALALGAEGGHPLDRAPDRSHDMAALQNGAKLFVNYCLNCHNASSMRYNRLRDIGLSEDQIRNNLLFTGGKVGELMTTAMPAKDAKAWFGVVPPDLSVISRAKSGPAGSGGDYLYTYLRTFYKDDTRPTGFNNLVIPNVAMPHVLWQLQGVQGAKWVDEKDPHDASKTIHKFAGFEQLTPGTMSKLEFDTAVADLVGYMEWMAEPAQQTRKRLGVAVLLFLSVFAFLAWRLNATYWKEIK; encoded by the coding sequence ATGAATTTCACTCAGAAGTTTTTCGCCCTGGTTGCACTGCTGCCGGCCCTGGCCCTGGGAGCCGAAGGCGGCCATCCGCTGGACCGGGCGCCGGACCGCTCGCACGACATGGCGGCGCTGCAGAATGGCGCCAAGCTGTTCGTGAATTACTGCCTGAACTGCCACAACGCCTCGTCGATGCGCTACAACCGCCTGCGCGACATCGGTCTTTCCGAAGACCAGATCCGCAACAACCTGCTGTTCACCGGCGGGAAAGTGGGCGAATTGATGACCACCGCCATGCCGGCCAAGGATGCCAAGGCCTGGTTCGGCGTGGTGCCACCCGACCTGTCCGTGATTTCCCGGGCCAAGTCGGGCCCGGCGGGCTCCGGCGGCGACTACCTGTACACCTACCTGCGCACGTTCTACAAGGACGATACCCGGCCGACCGGCTTCAACAACCTGGTGATCCCGAACGTGGCGATGCCACACGTGCTGTGGCAGTTGCAGGGCGTGCAGGGTGCCAAATGGGTGGACGAAAAAGACCCGCACGATGCCAGCAAGACCATCCACAAGTTCGCCGGCTTCGAGCAGCTCACGCCCGGCACGATGAGCAAGCTGGAGTTCGATACGGCGGTGGCGGACCTGGTCGGCTACATGGAATGGATGGCGGAACCGGCGCAGCAGACGCGCAAGCGCCTCGGCGTGGCGGTGCTGCTGTTCCTGTCCGTCTTTGCCTTCCTGGCATGGCGCCTGAACGCGACTTATTGGAAAGAAATCAAATAA
- a CDS encoding glutathione S-transferase N-terminal domain-containing protein, translating to MMVLYSGTTCPFSQRCRLVLFEKGMDFEVRDVDLFNKPEDISTMNPYGQVPILVERELILYESNIINEYIDERFPHPQLMPADPLMRARARLMLFNFEKELFVHVHTLESERNKTNDKSHDKARAEIRDRLTTLAPLFLKNKYMLGDEFSMLDVAVAPLLWRLDHYGIELSKTAAPLMKYAERIFSRPAYIEALTPSEKVMRR from the coding sequence ATGATGGTTCTCTACTCGGGCACCACTTGCCCATTCTCGCAGCGCTGCCGCCTGGTCCTGTTCGAAAAGGGCATGGATTTCGAAGTGCGCGACGTCGACCTGTTCAACAAGCCGGAAGACATTTCGACGATGAACCCGTATGGCCAGGTGCCGATCCTGGTCGAACGCGAATTGATCCTGTACGAATCGAACATCATCAACGAGTACATCGACGAGCGCTTCCCGCATCCGCAACTGATGCCGGCCGACCCGCTGATGCGCGCCCGTGCCCGCCTGATGCTGTTCAACTTCGAGAAGGAACTGTTCGTGCACGTGCACACGCTGGAAAGCGAGCGCAACAAGACGAACGACAAGAGCCACGACAAGGCCCGCGCCGAAATCCGCGACCGCCTGACCACGCTGGCACCGCTGTTCCTGAAGAACAAGTACATGCTGGGCGACGAATTCTCGATGCTCGACGTGGCCGTCGCCCCGCTGCTGTGGCGCCTGGACCATTACGGCATCGAACTGTCGAAGACGGCCGCGCCGCTGATGAAGTACGCCGAGCGCATCTTCTCGCGCCCGGCCTACATCGAAGCGCTGACGCCTTCCGAGAAGGTGATGCGCCGCTGA
- the petA gene encoding ubiquinol-cytochrome c reductase iron-sulfur subunit, which translates to MSIEKQVDPSRRGLLVATCAAGGVIGISTAGVLVSTFQPSERAKAAGAPVEVDISSLAPGEMVTVEWRGKPVWILRRTPEMLASLKKTDGQVADPGSERNPDEFTPSYCINEARAIKPEFLVAIGICTHLGCSPSTKFTPGPQPSLPDDWNGGFFCPCHGSTFDLAGRVFKNKPAPDNLVVPRHMYLSDTRIVIGKDEKGEA; encoded by the coding sequence ATGAGCATTGAGAAGCAGGTCGATCCCAGCCGGCGAGGTCTGTTAGTGGCCACGTGTGCTGCGGGGGGCGTTATCGGAATCAGTACCGCAGGCGTTCTGGTCAGCACGTTTCAACCCTCCGAGCGCGCCAAGGCCGCGGGCGCGCCGGTCGAAGTAGACATCTCCTCCCTGGCACCCGGCGAAATGGTCACCGTCGAATGGCGTGGCAAGCCGGTATGGATCCTGCGGCGCACCCCCGAGATGCTCGCTTCGCTGAAGAAGACGGATGGCCAGGTGGCCGATCCCGGTTCTGAGCGCAATCCCGACGAATTCACGCCTTCCTATTGCATCAACGAGGCCCGCGCCATCAAGCCCGAATTCCTCGTGGCCATCGGCATCTGCACCCACCTCGGCTGTTCCCCCTCCACCAAATTTACCCCCGGCCCGCAGCCCTCGCTGCCCGACGACTGGAATGGCGGCTTCTTCTGCCCCTGCCATGGTTCCACGTTCGACCTGGCCGGCCGCGTGTTCAAGAACAAGCCCGCGCCGGACAACCTGGTGGTGCCGCGCCACATGTACCTGAGCGATACCCGCATCGTGATCGGCAAAGACGAGAAAGGCGAGGCATAA